One region of Flavobacterium sp. GSB-24 genomic DNA includes:
- a CDS encoding TonB-dependent receptor has translation MKLNNKLKLIVVLLSCISTYAQKTIKGTVVDKQSNIPMAGVNVIAPNSKASAITDFDGKFELQIPDNSNLIELSYIGFQTQKVIIDGKSNYTIFMTSGQGQSLDEVVIIGYGTQSKKDVSSSVQSIKTKDLPQGTSSSFENSLQGQTPGVNISSSSATPGSAVSVNIRGVSSISASSQPLYIVDGIPIVSRNNSALNANIQPVNPLADLSPNDIESFTILKDAAAAAIYGSRGANGVILITTKRGKTGASIVDVNYYTSFAQISKYPKMVDSEKFKKFFNTAAEFDGLGSDYFDWIDTSKGINTNIYDEIFRVGVTQNLDLSVKGGSEKTSYYLSGNYYNQEGIQLGQGFKRLSARMNLDHNINEKFKIGNTFFITRSNHQRTIGENDEYGVVINAQGWDPTEPIYDDKGNYTNPFKYNTWWPLENPVQIAKEYKNNSQSTRVQGTAYVEWKIIPDLKFKSAFSLEYSNLVEDSYVPSGTNKSKTGEGIFATYEETNWLLENTLNYNKQFGEKHNFGAILGWTIQENETRFSDQSGVGYATNTTSSISAASTIIASTSGRNQYGLQSFFARANYVYDDKYIASFTVRADGSSRFGENNQYGYFPSGSLAWRINKEKFFKIESISDFKIRASYGLTGNQEIGSNWRGTYTLNANYNGVPGIAPNRLENPDLGWEKTKQLDIGLDFGLFKNRINFTADYFNKQTDDLLLQAKVSGLTGFNSVYQNVGAIENKGFEFGINAAVFDGNFKWNTGINFTLLDNKIKKLINDGEEVGRNHILKEGQEVSTLYLIKFLGVDPQTGDAKFDDVNKDGIIDFSDRQIVGGALPTYFGGWSNNFTYKGFTLTANFVFSGGNKIFNQSRHVYDNYGYTKSGIPYSNISERVYDNYWRTPGQITDVPRPSTKDGQMQRFSTQFLEDGDYIRLKTLSLAYKLPSNVIHKIGLNSLSLYVQAQNLFTITDYLGFDPEVSTNTSSQQDLNSMQGEDFGTLGQARTFTLGLSTTF, from the coding sequence ATGAAACTAAACAATAAACTAAAGCTAATTGTTGTGTTGTTATCATGCATTTCAACATACGCTCAAAAAACTATAAAAGGAACTGTTGTAGACAAACAATCCAATATACCCATGGCAGGTGTCAATGTTATTGCGCCTAATTCAAAAGCAAGTGCAATTACAGATTTTGATGGAAAATTTGAACTTCAAATACCTGATAACAGCAATTTAATAGAACTCTCTTATATCGGATTTCAAACTCAAAAAGTAATTATAGATGGAAAATCCAATTACACTATTTTTATGACATCGGGTCAAGGCCAAAGTCTAGATGAAGTGGTGATTATTGGTTACGGAACACAATCTAAAAAGGATGTAAGTTCGAGTGTACAATCTATAAAAACAAAAGACCTGCCTCAGGGAACCTCGTCAAGTTTTGAAAATAGTCTCCAAGGGCAGACTCCAGGGGTGAATATTAGTTCATCTTCGGCTACACCGGGAAGTGCTGTGAGTGTTAATATCCGTGGTGTGTCTTCTATTTCGGCCAGCAGCCAGCCTTTATACATAGTAGACGGAATTCCAATAGTATCTCGAAATAATTCAGCCTTGAATGCTAATATACAGCCTGTTAATCCTTTAGCGGATTTGAGCCCAAATGACATTGAATCTTTTACAATTTTAAAGGATGCTGCAGCTGCAGCTATATATGGATCAAGAGGTGCTAATGGTGTAATCTTAATTACCACAAAGAGAGGTAAAACTGGTGCAAGTATTGTCGATGTTAATTACTATACTTCTTTTGCTCAAATTTCAAAATATCCAAAAATGGTAGACAGCGAGAAGTTTAAAAAATTTTTTAATACCGCTGCAGAATTTGACGGACTAGGTTCTGATTATTTTGATTGGATTGATACTTCAAAAGGAATCAACACCAATATCTATGATGAAATTTTCAGAGTGGGTGTAACGCAAAATTTAGATCTTAGTGTTAAAGGCGGAAGCGAAAAAACAAGTTATTACTTAAGCGGGAATTATTATAATCAGGAAGGAATTCAATTGGGGCAAGGCTTTAAGAGATTAAGTGCCCGTATGAATCTGGATCATAATATTAATGAAAAATTCAAAATAGGAAATACTTTTTTTATAACTAGAAGTAATCATCAGCGAACAATTGGAGAAAACGATGAATATGGAGTTGTAATTAATGCGCAGGGATGGGATCCTACAGAACCAATTTATGATGATAAAGGGAATTACACCAATCCATTCAAATACAATACTTGGTGGCCTCTTGAGAATCCTGTTCAAATTGCCAAAGAATATAAAAACAACTCTCAATCGACACGTGTACAAGGAACAGCATATGTGGAATGGAAAATTATTCCAGATTTAAAATTTAAGTCTGCTTTTTCATTAGAATATTCCAACTTAGTTGAGGATTCTTACGTTCCGTCTGGCACAAATAAATCTAAAACAGGTGAAGGTATTTTTGCGACTTATGAAGAAACCAACTGGCTTTTGGAAAATACTTTAAACTACAACAAACAGTTTGGCGAAAAGCATAATTTCGGAGCTATTTTAGGATGGACAATACAAGAAAATGAAACTCGTTTTTCAGATCAATCTGGTGTAGGATATGCTACTAATACAACATCTAGTATTTCGGCGGCAAGTACAATTATTGCGAGTACGTCTGGTAGAAATCAATACGGATTGCAGTCTTTTTTTGCTAGAGCAAATTATGTTTATGATGATAAATATATAGCATCATTTACAGTGAGAGCTGATGGTTCTTCCCGCTTTGGAGAGAACAACCAGTATGGTTATTTTCCGTCAGGATCACTAGCTTGGAGAATTAATAAAGAGAAATTTTTCAAAATTGAAAGTATTTCTGATTTTAAAATTAGAGCCAGTTACGGCCTCACAGGAAATCAGGAAATTGGTTCAAACTGGAGAGGAACTTATACTTTGAATGCTAATTATAACGGAGTTCCGGGAATAGCGCCTAATCGATTAGAAAATCCAGACTTGGGCTGGGAAAAAACAAAACAGCTCGATATTGGTTTAGATTTTGGATTGTTTAAAAACCGAATCAATTTTACGGCAGATTATTTCAACAAACAAACAGATGATCTTTTATTGCAGGCTAAAGTTTCGGGACTTACAGGCTTTAACTCCGTTTACCAAAATGTTGGAGCTATAGAAAATAAAGGATTCGAATTTGGAATTAATGCTGCTGTCTTTGATGGAAATTTTAAATGGAATACAGGAATAAATTTTACGCTGCTTGACAACAAAATTAAAAAATTAATCAACGATGGAGAAGAAGTAGGAAGAAATCATATTCTTAAAGAAGGACAGGAGGTTAGTACTTTATATTTAATTAAATTTTTGGGTGTAGATCCTCAAACTGGAGACGCAAAATTTGATGACGTGAATAAGGACGGAATTATTGATTTCTCTGACAGGCAGATTGTTGGCGGTGCATTACCAACTTATTTTGGCGGATGGAGCAATAATTTTACATACAAAGGATTTACCTTAACAGCAAACTTCGTATTCTCTGGTGGAAATAAAATATTCAATCAAAGCCGACATGTTTATGATAATTATGGTTATACAAAAAGCGGCATCCCTTATTCTAATATAAGCGAAAGAGTATATGATAATTATTGGAGAACGCCTGGGCAAATTACCGACGTACCAAGACCATCAACAAAAGATGGGCAAATGCAGCGTTTTAGCACGCAGTTTTTGGAAGACGGTGATTACATAAGATTGAAAACGTTAAGTCTTGCTTATAAACTGCCCTCTAATGTTATTCATAAAATTGGTTTAAATAGTCTTTCTCTTTACGTACAAGCTCAAAATTTGTTTACCATAACAGATTATTTAGGTTTTGATCCTGAGGTTTCTACAAATACTTCAAGTCAGCAAGATTTAAACAGCATGCAAGGGGAAGATTTTGGAACTCTAGGTCAGGCGCGCACTTTTACATTAGGACTAAGTACAACATTTTAA
- a CDS encoding RagB/SusD family nutrient uptake outer membrane protein, with protein sequence MKNKKIYIFLSMLLAFTVLGCDDVLDTKLDDEIPAATAITDNISLKAAAVGLYDVMQSGTYYGGEFILAQELTGGNADATGFQERFTQLDNAIVPPSNAYIQSNWVNVYSLVNASNLILLKMEELQLQDDNSKGTALFCRALGHFDALRQFGQFTDLNSKYGVPVSTKYLDAKAAAEISRSTVAESYQQIISDLKEAIAILKYDSARFFITKAAAEALLARVYLYQGDYDNAILYATKVISNSTYKLNTKFNDIYDVEGSSEAILELQFLGIDGNSLTEYLSVSPPEVSANYNNFFKAMDADNDPRSYKYYDSGKEVFCDKYGTRDSEIDGNAIILKLSEIYLIRAEALAKKDPQNLTLALADLNVVRQRALPAKPYTLVEIPNLDAFINVLIEENKRELGFEGHQWFTLVRLGKASSILNIPAFRTTYPIPQNEITIARGKLEQNPGY encoded by the coding sequence ATGAAAAATAAAAAGATATATATATTCTTGTCTATGCTGCTTGCCTTTACAGTTTTAGGATGTGACGATGTATTAGACACTAAATTAGATGATGAAATTCCAGCGGCAACTGCAATAACTGATAATATTTCATTAAAGGCAGCAGCTGTCGGATTATATGATGTGATGCAAAGCGGCACTTACTATGGAGGTGAATTTATATTGGCTCAGGAATTAACAGGCGGTAATGCTGATGCGACAGGCTTTCAGGAACGTTTTACACAATTAGACAATGCTATTGTCCCTCCCTCAAATGCTTATATTCAAAGCAATTGGGTAAATGTTTATTCTCTTGTTAATGCCAGTAATTTGATTTTGCTAAAAATGGAAGAGCTTCAGTTACAAGATGATAATTCTAAAGGAACTGCACTTTTCTGCAGGGCATTAGGGCATTTTGATGCGCTGCGTCAATTTGGACAATTTACAGATCTAAACTCAAAATATGGTGTTCCTGTTTCAACTAAATATTTGGATGCAAAAGCGGCAGCCGAAATTTCTAGGTCTACTGTTGCAGAATCTTATCAGCAGATAATCTCAGATTTAAAAGAAGCTATCGCAATTTTGAAATATGACAGTGCTAGATTTTTTATTACAAAAGCAGCAGCCGAGGCTTTACTTGCAAGGGTTTATTTATATCAAGGTGATTATGATAACGCTATATTGTACGCCACTAAAGTGATCAGCAATAGTACTTATAAATTAAATACAAAATTTAATGATATTTATGATGTTGAAGGTTCGTCTGAAGCTATACTGGAGTTACAGTTTTTAGGTATTGACGGTAATAGTTTAACCGAATATTTATCAGTTTCTCCTCCAGAGGTTTCTGCCAACTACAATAATTTCTTCAAAGCAATGGACGCTGATAACGATCCAAGAAGCTATAAATATTATGATTCAGGAAAAGAAGTTTTTTGTGATAAATATGGAACCCGTGACAGCGAGATAGATGGAAATGCAATTATCCTCAAACTTTCAGAAATCTATTTAATCCGTGCAGAGGCACTGGCAAAGAAAGACCCGCAAAATTTAACTTTAGCTTTGGCTGATTTAAATGTGGTGCGTCAAAGAGCTCTGCCTGCTAAACCTTACACTTTGGTGGAGATTCCAAATCTAGATGCTTTTATTAATGTTCTGATTGAAGAAAATAAAAGAGAATTAGGCTTTGAAGGACATCAGTGGTTTACTTTAGTTCGATTAGGAAAGGCATCTTCAATTTTAAATATTCCTGCCTTTAGAACAACTTATCCGATTCCGCAAAATGAAATTACGATTGCTCGCGGCAAATTAGAACAAAATCCAGGATATTAA
- a CDS encoding GEVED domain-containing protein: protein MKNIYNIKKNYLNIVLFLFTINFAYSQTYTSWITGSTSDVNTTTTGGTCLMGGGTDNDDAIKWMIQKSGGGDFVVIRSAGTGAYNDYIYGLGTVNSVETILIDTRARASIAEIATKIRNAEALFIAGGDQATYVSYWKDTPVEDAINYLINTKKVPVGGTSAGCAIQGKYYYSAANASVTSAQALANPYNSDMTIGANDFLNNPILANVITDTHYNNPDRRGRQTAFIARMWKDLGAGLNAKGIGVYEKTAVCIDQNGIAKVFAPASANYAYFYQFDTSSLPETVTSGSALTWNNNGKGVKIIKIEGDSTGSTTLNLNDWTTVSGSKASYGVIKVVNGTLTETLGTAPSGCPMPTNLTVGSITTNSAILNWAGSATNYTVKYKTNSSSTWTTLSATTATTVNLTSLNTNTVYNVEVYGNCTSGSSLAATINFTTTSGGGGTVTYCSSAGSDASREWIKKVAIGSISNLSNSNGGYADFSSQVANISKGTATTLTLTPGFSATRKLYWKVFIDLNNNGAFTDSGEEVYSIFSSSTLTPQITIPASAVNGNIRMRIIVSYNSITSSCGTYTYGETEDYTLNVSGGTAKFKEIKNIEVTNNPIVIYPNPTVDILKIDFAVAEKEDIQVSIYDLNASLLKTINVKGNPGENSLDVNVSDLKAGQYLLSIRKGDQVVKRSKFIISN, encoded by the coding sequence ATGAAAAATATTTACAATATCAAGAAGAATTATTTGAATATAGTATTATTTCTATTCACAATAAATTTTGCCTACTCACAAACTTATACAAGCTGGATAACAGGAAGTACTTCGGATGTTAACACCACAACTACAGGAGGTACATGTTTAATGGGAGGCGGAACGGATAATGATGATGCAATAAAATGGATGATACAAAAATCAGGTGGCGGTGATTTTGTTGTCATTAGATCTGCAGGTACAGGAGCTTACAATGATTATATCTATGGATTGGGAACAGTAAATTCTGTAGAAACAATTTTAATAGATACTAGAGCAAGGGCCAGTATTGCAGAAATTGCGACAAAAATCAGAAATGCTGAAGCTTTATTTATTGCAGGTGGAGATCAAGCTACTTATGTATCTTATTGGAAAGATACTCCGGTCGAAGACGCTATAAATTATCTTATAAACACAAAGAAAGTACCTGTTGGAGGAACCAGCGCTGGATGCGCTATTCAAGGTAAATATTATTATAGTGCTGCAAATGCAAGTGTTACATCAGCTCAAGCCTTGGCCAATCCATATAATTCAGATATGACCATTGGAGCAAATGATTTTCTAAACAATCCAATACTGGCTAATGTAATTACTGATACACATTATAATAATCCGGATCGCAGAGGTAGACAAACCGCTTTTATTGCCAGAATGTGGAAAGATTTGGGTGCGGGATTGAATGCAAAAGGAATTGGGGTTTATGAAAAAACCGCAGTTTGTATTGACCAAAATGGTATTGCTAAGGTTTTTGCTCCGGCAAGCGCAAATTATGCTTATTTCTATCAATTTGATACCAGTTCGTTACCAGAAACTGTGACTTCAGGCTCTGCTTTAACTTGGAACAATAACGGAAAAGGAGTAAAGATCATCAAAATTGAAGGGGATAGTACAGGGTCTACCACACTAAATTTAAACGATTGGACGACAGTTTCAGGATCTAAAGCAAGTTATGGAGTGATTAAAGTAGTTAATGGGACTTTAACAGAAACATTAGGTACTGCACCATCAGGCTGTCCTATGCCTACAAATTTAACTGTAGGCAGCATAACAACTAATTCTGCAATCCTTAACTGGGCGGGTAGTGCAACAAATTATACTGTTAAATATAAGACAAATAGTTCATCAACTTGGACAACACTTAGCGCTACAACAGCAACTACGGTTAATTTAACAAGTTTAAATACTAATACTGTTTATAATGTTGAAGTTTATGGCAATTGCACAAGCGGTTCCTCTCTAGCTGCAACGATAAACTTCACCACAACATCTGGAGGTGGCGGTACAGTGACCTATTGTTCTTCCGCCGGAAGTGATGCCAGTAGAGAATGGATTAAAAAAGTAGCAATTGGCAGTATTAGTAATTTAAGTAATTCAAATGGAGGTTATGCTGATTTTTCTTCACAAGTAGCTAACATCTCTAAAGGAACCGCGACCACTTTGACATTGACTCCTGGATTTAGTGCAACGAGAAAATTATACTGGAAAGTATTTATTGATTTAAATAATAATGGTGCATTTACCGATTCGGGAGAAGAGGTATATTCTATTTTTAGCAGCTCCACTTTAACACCTCAAATCACAATACCAGCATCAGCCGTAAATGGAAACATAAGAATGCGGATCATAGTAAGTTATAATTCAATTACATCTTCTTGCGGTACTTATACTTATGGCGAAACAGAAGATTATACATTGAATGTTTCAGGCGGAACCGCAAAATTTAAGGAAATTAAAAATATAGAAGTGACGAATAATCCGATAGTAATTTACCCAAATCCGACTGTAGATATCCTTAAAATTGATTTTGCAGTGGCAGAAAAAGAAGATATTCAAGTTTCTATTTATGATCTTAATGCTTCGCTTTTAAAAACAATTAACGTTAAGGGGAATCCTGGTGAAAACAGCTTAGATGTGAACGTTTCAGATCTAAAAGCGGGTCAATACTTACTTTCCATCAGAAAGGGAGACCAAGTCGTAAAACGTTCTAAATTTATAATATCAAATTAA
- a CDS encoding isoaspartyl peptidase/L-asparaginase, with the protein MTNKKTFALCIHGGAGVITPENLSQTDKNKIKNDLILALNAGEAILAEGGNAVDAVSAAVVVLENSIHFNAGKGAVYSREGKHLLEASIMDGATLEAGAVANSMKIKNPILFAKSLLANKDIIMISGEAADSLAEQTNHELVDNHYFDTDFRKEQFLEAKKISETASFLDHTNLKMGTVGAVAIDRNGNIAAATSTGGMTNKLDGRIGDSAIIGAGTYANNKTCGVSCTGVGEYFIRATVSSMVSNLMEFGKMSLEQATEVTIKGHLTKLGGEGGLIAIDKDGNVNFSYNSEGMYRGYVSEKNSEKKVFIWDLEEKI; encoded by the coding sequence ATGACAAATAAAAAAACCTTTGCACTTTGTATACATGGAGGTGCCGGTGTAATAACTCCTGAGAATTTATCACAAACAGACAAAAATAAAATAAAAAATGACTTAATTCTTGCCCTGAATGCAGGAGAAGCAATTTTAGCAGAAGGAGGCAATGCTGTTGATGCTGTTAGTGCTGCTGTAGTAGTTTTAGAGAATAGTATCCATTTTAATGCAGGAAAGGGAGCGGTTTATTCTCGTGAGGGCAAACATTTGCTGGAAGCGTCAATAATGGATGGTGCTACTTTAGAGGCTGGAGCGGTAGCGAACAGTATGAAAATTAAAAACCCTATTTTATTTGCCAAAAGCTTATTAGCAAATAAAGATATTATAATGATTTCAGGCGAGGCTGCGGATAGTTTGGCAGAACAAACTAATCATGAATTAGTGGATAACCATTATTTTGACACTGATTTTAGAAAAGAACAATTTTTGGAGGCGAAAAAAATTTCTGAAACAGCAAGTTTTTTGGATCATACAAATTTAAAGATGGGAACTGTTGGCGCTGTTGCTATTGACAGAAATGGTAATATAGCTGCAGCAACTTCAACTGGAGGTATGACCAATAAATTGGATGGACGTATTGGTGACTCTGCAATTATCGGTGCTGGTACTTACGCCAATAATAAGACTTGCGGCGTGTCCTGTACAGGTGTTGGAGAATATTTTATCAGGGCCACAGTCTCTTCAATGGTTTCAAATTTAATGGAATTTGGGAAAATGTCTCTTGAGCAGGCAACTGAAGTAACCATCAAAGGCCATTTGACAAAGCTTGGAGGAGAAGGAGGACTTATCGCAATTGATAAGGATGGCAATGTTAATTTTTCTTATAACTCGGAAGGAATGTATCGAGGATATGTGAGTGAGAAAAATAGTGAGAAGAAAGTGTTTATCTGGGATCTGGAAGAAAAAATTTAA
- a CDS encoding helix-turn-helix domain-containing protein: MKYIIAIGIFQALLAAVLLLRSRYRKNADDLLISLVVCIGLHLSIKFFIFTFVEDQQVLNMMNTFIGFCYIPLLYLYTLKTIRPEFVTASKWYLFIPFIIGAIGYFSTVCVLSVTSPKAYLVLYWYNTISLYTLLPLDIIFSCGIIYLAMNKLPRNSQEKKLVVQLASLFLCVGVLGVLFVIFNSFFDSSNYLCRSIIYTLLIVITIRIINYKYGAVTGTEMLLSSGNYNGDEITTEMEPSSVSNFVLDPIENIQREEREISVPQKRKEILSQSEMFKILLRLEKAMEKEQYYMDSELTLDKLAKLTNVNKYHISETLNHFVNKSFYTFINEYRIEYVKEKLKSLSEKNSSITILELAYESGFNSKSSFNRYFKEITTYTPREYLNLIAAEVLTT, from the coding sequence ATGAAATACATTATTGCAATAGGAATTTTTCAGGCTCTTTTAGCCGCAGTATTACTTTTAAGAAGCAGGTACAGAAAAAATGCAGATGATTTGCTGATATCTCTCGTAGTATGCATTGGGCTGCATCTTTCTATAAAATTTTTCATTTTTACTTTTGTGGAGGATCAGCAGGTTTTAAATATGATGAATACCTTTATCGGGTTCTGCTACATTCCATTGTTGTACCTCTATACCTTAAAAACAATCCGTCCTGAATTTGTAACTGCTTCAAAATGGTATCTTTTTATTCCGTTTATTATCGGTGCTATAGGTTATTTTTCTACTGTGTGCGTTTTATCAGTAACATCCCCAAAAGCTTATTTAGTGCTGTATTGGTACAATACAATTAGTCTTTACACACTGCTTCCACTGGATATTATTTTTTCATGTGGCATCATTTATCTGGCGATGAATAAACTGCCAAGAAACAGTCAGGAGAAAAAGTTAGTTGTCCAGCTTGCTTCTCTTTTTTTATGTGTTGGGGTTTTAGGAGTCTTGTTTGTAATTTTCAACTCTTTCTTCGACTCTTCAAATTATTTGTGCCGATCTATAATTTATACTCTTCTTATTGTCATTACAATTAGAATAATAAATTATAAATATGGGGCAGTAACAGGAACTGAAATGCTTTTATCTTCTGGAAATTACAATGGTGATGAGATTACTACTGAAATGGAGCCAAGCAGTGTAAGTAATTTTGTATTGGATCCGATTGAAAATATTCAGAGAGAAGAAAGAGAGATATCCGTACCTCAAAAGAGAAAAGAAATATTAAGCCAGAGTGAAATGTTTAAGATACTGCTGAGACTCGAAAAAGCAATGGAAAAGGAGCAGTACTATATGGACAGCGAACTCACGCTTGATAAGCTTGCAAAACTTACGAACGTCAATAAATATCATATAAGTGAGACATTAAATCATTTTGTAAATAAGTCTTTTTATACTTTCATAAATGAATACAGAATCGAATATGTAAAAGAAAAACTTAAAAGTTTATCAGAAAAAAATAGCAGTATTACTATTTTGGAATTGGCGTATGAATCTGGTTTTAATTCTAAATCATCCTTTAACAGATATTTTAAAGAGATAACTACATACACGCCTAGAGAATACCTGAATTTAATTGCGGCAGAAGTTTTAACGACTTAG